One stretch of Saprospiraceae bacterium DNA includes these proteins:
- a CDS encoding alpha-glucosidase C-terminal domain-containing protein, whose product MRNLFFALAFAALFFSCENKPAPAVQTAPPPSPKPARPAEPEWARNAVLYECNIRQFSPSGDFAGVKKQLPRLKELGTDVLWLMPIHPIGKEKRKMNPGDLGSPYSVQDYYAINPDFGTLDDLKSLVSEAHALGLKVILDWVPNHTAWDAVWMKEHPEFYTKINGAFTTPINEHGQPTGWDDCADLDYSNPDLRKAMIAAMQYWVRTCDIDGYRVDMAGLVPNDFWMEARPALDSVKLLFMLSEWQDEPAHFNSCFNANYGWKWKDVTRDIAAGNQNAKSLDTLLNFLDGFYPKDYYQLYFTSNHDENSWSGTDAELYGSALDAFNVLMFTWQGTPMLYNGQEDGLARRLKFFEKDPIRWKKYAKTDFFQKLCTLRHTNQALWSGKNGGNLQKISTDSDEHVYAFTREKNGDRAIVVLNLSKNTRTVNLAPSSDVLGAYLNLFGASTVQVTPKMTLTLKPWEYLVLTNK is encoded by the coding sequence ATGAGAAACTTGTTTTTTGCCCTCGCTTTCGCGGCATTATTTTTTTCCTGCGAAAACAAACCCGCTCCCGCCGTGCAAACCGCGCCACCACCGTCACCCAAACCTGCTCGCCCTGCCGAACCCGAATGGGCACGCAACGCCGTGCTTTACGAGTGCAACATCCGCCAGTTTTCGCCGTCGGGCGATTTCGCCGGGGTGAAAAAACAACTTCCCCGACTCAAGGAACTCGGCACCGACGTGCTGTGGCTCATGCCCATCCACCCCATTGGGAAAGAAAAACGCAAGATGAACCCCGGCGACCTCGGCAGCCCTTACTCGGTGCAAGACTACTACGCCATCAACCCCGATTTCGGCACGCTCGACGACCTGAAAAGCCTCGTCAGCGAAGCGCACGCACTCGGCCTAAAAGTCATTCTCGACTGGGTGCCCAACCACACCGCCTGGGATGCCGTGTGGATGAAAGAACACCCCGAGTTCTACACAAAAATCAACGGAGCCTTCACCACGCCCATCAATGAGCACGGCCAGCCTACTGGCTGGGACGACTGCGCCGACCTCGATTATTCCAACCCGGACTTGCGCAAAGCCATGATAGCGGCCATGCAATACTGGGTGAGGACCTGCGACATTGACGGCTATCGCGTGGACATGGCCGGCCTCGTGCCGAACGACTTTTGGATGGAGGCGCGCCCCGCGCTGGATTCTGTGAAACTGCTGTTCATGCTCTCCGAATGGCAAGACGAGCCAGCGCATTTCAATTCTTGCTTCAACGCCAACTATGGCTGGAAATGGAAAGACGTGACCCGCGACATCGCCGCTGGCAACCAAAACGCAAAATCGCTCGACACGCTTCTCAATTTCCTCGACGGCTTCTACCCGAAGGATTACTATCAATTGTATTTCACCTCCAACCACGATGAAAACTCTTGGAGCGGCACCGATGCCGAATTGTACGGCTCTGCATTGGATGCCTTCAATGTGCTCATGTTCACTTGGCAAGGCACCCCCATGCTCTACAACGGACAGGAAGACGGTCTTGCAAGGCGGTTGAAGTTTTTTGAAAAAGACCCCATTCGCTGGAAAAAATACGCGAAAACGGATTTTTTTCAAAAACTATGCACCCTCCGACACACCAATCAAGCATTGTGGTCGGGGAAAAACGGCGGCAACTTGCAGAAGATTTCCACCGATTCGGATGAACACGTCTATGCGTTCACACGCGAGAAAAATGGCGACCGCGCCATCGTGGTATTGAATTTGAGCAAGAACACCCGCACCGTCAACCTTGCCCCGAGTAGCGACGTGCTCGGTGCCTACCTGAACCTTTTTGGCGCGAGCACCGTGCAAGTGACCCCCAAAATGACCCTGACACTAAAACCCTGGGAGTATCTCGTGCTGACAAACAAGTAG